The DNA region GTCACTACATCTGTACGACATGTTACGTCACTATATCTGTACGACATGTTACGTCACTACATCTGCACATGTTAAGTCACTACATCTGTACGACATGTTACGTCATTACATCTGTACGACATGTTACGTCACTACATCTGTAGGACATGTTACGTCACTACATCTGCACATGTTAAGTCACTACATCTGTATGACATGTTACGTCACTACATCTGTACGACATGTTACGTCACTATATCTGTACGACATGTTACGTCACTACATCTGCACATGTTAAGTCACTACATCTGTACGACATGTTACGTCACTACATCTGTACGACATGTTACGTCACTACATCTGTACGACATGTTACGTCACTACATCTGTACGACATGTTACGTCACTACATCTGTACGACATTTTACTTCACTACATCTGTACATGTTACGTCATTACATCTGTACGACATGTTACATCACTACATCTGTACGACATGTTACATCTGTACGACATGTTACATCACTACATCTGTACGACATGTTACGTTACTACAGCTGTACGACATGTTACGTCACTACATCTGTACGAAATTTTACTTCACTACATCTGTACATGTTACGTCATTACATCTGTACGACATGTTACGTCACTATATCTGTATGACATGTTACATCACTACACCTGTACGACATGTTACGTCACTACATCTGTACGACATGTTACTTCACTACATCTGTACATGTTACGTCATTACATCTGTACGACATGTTACGTCACTACATCTGTACGACATGTTACATCACTACATCTGTATGACATGTTAGGTCACTACACCTGTATGACATGTTACTTCAATACATCTGTACATGCTACGTCATTACATCTGTACGACATGTTACATCACTACATCTGTACGACATGTTGCGTTACTACAGCTGTACGACATGTTACGTCACTACATCTGTACGATATTTTACTTCACTACATCTGTACATGTTACGTCATTACATCTGTACGACATGTTACGTCACTATATCTGTATGACATGTTACATCACTACACCTGTACGACATGTTACGTCACTACACCTGTACGACATTTTACTTCACTACATCTGTACATGTTACGTCATTACATCTGTACGACATGTTACGTCACTACATCTGTACGACATGTTACATCTGTACGACATGTTACGTCACTACATCTGTACGACATGTTACATCACTACATCTGTATGACATGTTAGGTCACTACACCTGTACGACATGTTACGTTACTACATCTGTACGACATGTTACGTTACTACATCTGTACGACATGTTACTTCTCTACATCTGTACGTCATGTTACGTCACTACATCTGTATGACATGTTAGGTCACTGCACCTGTATGACATGTTACTTCACTACATCTGTACATGCTACGTCATTGCATCTGTACGACATGTTACGTTACTACATCTGTACGACATGTTACTACATCTGTACGACATGTTACGTTACTACATCTGTACGACATGTTACTTCTCTACATCTGTACGACATGTTACGTCACTACATCTGTACGACATTTTACTTCACTACATCTGTACATGTTACGTCATTACATCTGTACGACATGTTACATCACTACAACTGTACGACATGTTACATCTGTACGACATGTTACATCACTACATCTGTACGACATGTTACGTTACTACAGCTGTACGACATGTTACGTCACTACATCTGTACGAAATTTTACTTCACTACATCTGTACATGTTACGTCATTACATCTGTACGACATGTTACGTCACTATATCTGTATGACATGTTACATCACTACACCTGTACGACATGTTACGTCACTACATCTGTACGACATGTTACTTCACTACATCTGTACATGTTACGTCATTACATCTGTACGACATGTTACGTCACTACATCTGTACGACATGTTACATCACTACATCTGTATGACATGTTAGGTCACTACACCTGTATGACATGTTACTTCAATACATCTGTACATGCTACGTCATTACATCTGTACGACATGTTACATCACTACATCTGTACGACATGTTGCGTTACTACAGCTGTACGACATGTTACGTCACTACATCTGTACGATATTTTACTTCACTACATCTGTACATGTTACGTCATTACATCTGTACGACATGTTACGTCACTATATCTGTATGACATGTTACATCACTACACCTGTACGACATGTTACGTCACTACACCTGTACGACATTTTACTTCACTACATCTGTACATGTTACGTCATTACATCTGTACGACATGTTACGTCACTACATCTGTACGACATGTTACATCACTACATCTGTATGACATGTTAGGTCACTACACCTGTACGACATGTTACGTTACTACATCTGTACGACATGTTACGTTACTACATCTGTACGACATGTTACTTCTCTACATCTGTACGTCATGTTACGTCACTACATCTGTATGACATGTTAGGTCACTGCACCTGTATGACATGTTACTTCACTACATCTGTACATGCTACGTCATTGCATCTGTACGACATGTTACGTTACTACATCTGTACGACAT from Palaemon carinicauda isolate YSFRI2023 chromosome 35, ASM3689809v2, whole genome shotgun sequence includes:
- the LOC137627353 gene encoding uncharacterized protein — its product is MLLHYICTCYVIASVRHVTLLHLYDMLLHLYDMLRYYICTTCYFSTSVRHVTSLHLYDILLHYICTCYVITSVRHVTSLQLYDMLHLYDMLHHYICTTCYVTTAVRHVTSLHLYEILLHYICTCYVITSVRHVTSLYLYDMLHHYTCTTCYVTTSVRHVTSLHLYMLRHYICTTCYVTTSVRHVTSLHLYDMLGHYTCMTCYFNTSVHATSLHLYDMLHHYICTTCCVTTAVRHVTSLHLYDILLHYICTCYVITSVRHVTSLYLYDMLHHYTCTTCYVTTPVRHFTSLHLYMLRHYICTTCYVTTSVRHVTSLHLYDMLGHYTCTTCYVTTSVRHVTLLHLYDMLLLYICTSCYVTTSV